GAAATCCAAATATTTTTACATTAAACAAAGTTTTAGAAAACTTTTTCATCCGTTACTATAATTTACAAAACAACAATATATTGTATTAATAACTGTCATTTTAACATGCAATTAGTTTTATATTCTTTATAAGTGTCACAAATAAATATAATTATTTCAACTCATTACGAAGTGTTTTTTTTTGCTTTAAGATGTTCTTTTCAATACTTTTCTTTACTTTTCTTTACTTTTACTAATCTTTTAATCATTTTTATAGTCTAAAAAAATAAAACCTTGAAAAAGGGATACCAGCAACAACTATTAAAACTGCATCAACAATTAGATGAAATTCAGGATAAAAGCAACCCGCTTATATTACAAGCAATTTTTGATAAAATTGCATCTATATATGAAAAGTTGCAGGACTATGCTGAAGCTATAGAATGGCGTCTAAATTCGCTTAAAATTCATGAGACATTAGGTAATAAAAATAAAACATTTAAACTTCATATATGGCTTGGGAATTTATATTTAAGGTCTCGATTATTTGATCACTCATTAGAGCATTATAATAAGGCTGGAGAAATTGCCTCTACAGAAAATCAAAAGGCTGAAGTTTTACTCCGAACAGGCAACATTTTAACCTGGAATAATAAACTCCAAAATGCTGAGAGTTTACTGAAAGAATGTTTGGCTAAACCTCATATTAAACTACTTCTCAGAATACAAGCTGAGCAAAATTTAGCAACAATTTATTACAAACAAAAAAAATATACAGAGGCAATCAAACTTTACTTGCATTGTTTAGAAATGCTTCCTGAAGATAAAATCAATGTTAAATGCGATATATTAAAATCATTAGCTTTAACATATTATCTTAATAACGAATACAAAAAAGCGTTAAAAACTTTAAAATCTACGGAAAAAATACTACCAAAAGTTACTAACAAATTAATTTGGTTAAAGGTGTATGAATTTACCTACTTCTGTTATGAAGAACTCCAACAATTTGACAATGCATTAAAATATTATAAATTATATGCTGATACAGAGAAGGAAATAAAAGAAGATAAAATAACCTATAAGCTTGCAGCTATTGAAGTTAATAACAAACTAATTCGAACACAGTCTGAACGTGAAATTTTCAAACAGAAGAACACAGAATTGGCCGAGAAAAATAAAATCATTGAATTTGAAAGAGAAAGGTCTGATAAATTACTTCTAAATATTTTACCTCTGGAAGTTGCTAATGAATTAAAAAATAATGGAAAAGTAACTGCTCGGCACTTTTCTGATGTAAGTATTTTGTTTACTGATTTTAGTGGTTTTACTGCTCTTTCAGGAAAACTTCCTCCCCAAGATCTTGTCAATGAACTAGATATTTGCTTTAGAGCTTTTGACCTAATCATGGAAAAATATCACATTGAAAAAATTAAAACAATTGGTGATGCATATATGGCAGCCTGTGGATTACCGCTTCCGGATAAACACCATGCTGAAAAAACTATAAAGGCTGCCATCGAGATGAGGGATTTTATGGAGAATCGCTATAAAATCAGTAAAGTAAAACTAAAAATGCGAATAGGTGTAAATTCCGGAAATGTTATTGCCGGAGTGGTTGGTATCAAAAAGTTTGCTTACGATATTTGGGGAGATGATGTAAACTTAGCAGCCAGAATGGAAAGTAGTGGAGAAACAGGTAAAATAAATATATCCAAAAAAACTTATGAACTCGTAAAAGGTAAATTTAGCCTGGTATATAGAGGGAAAATTGCTGCTAAAGGCAAAGGTGAAATTGAAATGTACTTTGCAGAGCCATTAAGTATGCCCTTAATGGATACAATTCAAAAGCAAAAGATTAAAAACACCTAATAATATTTTTTCTTTCTGAAAATAGGCTGTTTGACAATGAAATAAGGTTAATTTTGATTGTCTACATAATTTAAATAGGCTGTTTTTTGGAGTAGATAATAAAACACAGCTTTAATATTTCAATCAAAATAACTAATATTCCAGTTCTTTTATTATTCTATATTTAATCGGATTTTATAAATTAGGCCTGGTTTTGATTACTTCTGTTAGATAAACTACCTTTTAACTTTCGGAGTAAAACCCTTATTTAATTTATAAACTAAACTACAATGTCAGTTTTGAAGCCTTTCTTTTTCATAATAGCAATTTGTCATTTTTCATTCTTTTCTTTCAATTTAATTGCTTCAGAAAAAACACTTTCTGAGAAGTTTTTACCTGTTGTAAAAAAAGGTTTAAAAGCAGCAGATAGAAATATAACCGACTTGTCTATGCCCGAAGATTTAAGCAGCAGAGATGCTTTTCGATTAAGTTTAATAGATACTTTGTTTTCTAATCCACTGTATACTATAGATGTGATTGCCGCTGAATCTGAATTTCTTTTTGAAAAATATAATCAGCCTGAACATTTATTTGAGCATATCTCTCACCGCCTGGATGAGCCCTTCCCTATCATGGCATTTGAAGCAAAGCCAATAGCTGAACTTATAAGTAAAAATGAGATGAAAAAAATTGCAGACCACCCTGAACTTCAAACTCAAATAGAAAATTTTGTCACGAAAAGCCATACCGTAGTTGAGCTTATTAAAAAGGCTAAGGAAGACATTCCAACAGATACTTTCAATATGCTCAAACAGGAATTACCACAGCTTTTTAGATCAGATAATACAGATGAAAGCATAAGGGGCAATACTTTAGAAGACTACAAACTGAGGGAATATGCATCAATTGAAAAGTCAAAAAGATTGTTTTCACTAATTGAAGACTTCAATACCGGAGCTATACTTAAAGCGGCATCTATTGCTTATCGGGCAAGCCTTGACTTAACAGATTTTTTAGAAAATACAAAAATAGACATACCTGAATTCACATTAGAAACAGCATTGGGGAAAATCATTTTTTCAGATAAAACGCCTTCTGATTATCTACTTTGGGTTTTAACGGAAAAATCTAACCATATTAACTTTTCAGAAATAGAAAAAAGCGACTTTCAGGTTTTGATAAATCGGGGAGGAAATAATTATTATAGAAATGAAACTGCCGGCTTAGGTGGCTCTATCGGTGGGATAGATATTTTGATAGACATAAAAGGAGATGATATTTATCACTCAAAATCGTATAGTCAGGGAAGCGGCTTTATGGGTGTGGGTATCCTTTTAGACAAATCCGGAAATGACCGCTATATTTCTTCATTTACTTCTCAAGCTTGTGGAGCTTTTGGAGCTGGACTTTTATTTGACCTTAATGGCAATGATTTATATGAAGGAAATCAAAATATACAAGCAGTGGGTTGGGTAAAAGGATATGGGGCTTTGGTAGACCTGAGCGGCCATGATCAGTATCTGGCAAGACCTGAATTTGTAGATATGCTTCGATATGATGACCGCTATGTAACCTTAAGTCAGGGTATAGGCTTAGGTCATAGACCTCATGCTTCCGGAGGTATTGGAATCCTGGCTGACAAAGCCGGAAATGATTTTTATCTGAGTGATATTTACGGACAAGGTTCGGCCTACTGGTATGCCCTGGGCGGTTTAGTCGATAAATCCGGACACGACAAATATCAGGCATATCAATATGCTCAGGGAAGTGGGGTGCATCTGGCTTTTGCAGGCCTCATAGATTACGGAGGCAGAGACCAATATATCAGCAATGGTGTTTCTCAAGGCTGCGGACACGATTATGCCTTTGGGTTTTTACTCGATTTGGGAAATGATGATGATAACTTTGTTTGTGAAGGTTTATCGCAGGGAGCAGGAAATGCAAACGGGATAGGCTTGTTTATAGCTGAGGGCGGACAAAATGGCTACATTGCTAAAAGAGCCAATAGTCAGGGGTATTCAGATTTTAGAAGAAGTTTTGGAACTACCGGAATTTTTGCAGACCTGGGTGAAAATGCCTTTTTCGGTTCTGTAAACGGAAAGCGAAACCGATTTTGGAATGCCGGAACAAAAGGCACGGGAATGGATTTACCATCTAATTTCATCAGTACTCAAACTGAGCCTGAACAAACTAATGAAGAAAAAGCAGAATCCACCGAAAAAGAAGAAGAGAATAAATTTGCGGATGAAACAGATTTACAAAAACTATTTTGGCATGCTTCTGCCGCTCCTCTTAAGTTCCAAAAATATGTGGAACCTGCCCGGGAACGTCTTTTGGAAATTGGCGATGAAGCGCTCGATTTTATCATGCAACAAATGCTTACAGAATCAGTCAGAGAAGTTCATTTGTTTCGAATTATTTTACCCAAGTTTGGCGAAAAGGCAACCAAAGCGCTCAGTGATTCGCTATCTTCCGAAAATCCGTTTATAGTCTCCAGAGCTTTGAACCTACTTCAGGAATGCAGTAAAGAAGGTCATGGCATTTATGTCGCAGAAACTGTAGTTCCATTTACAAACGATCCTTCATGGCAAAGAAGAAGCCATGCTTATATGTTTTTATCCCGTTTAGACACTACTGCTTATCAATCAATTCTACTGGAGGGCCTGTATGACTCACATCCTCATGTCAGAAGATCGGCAGCTGAAGGACTCAGTAATTCAAAAAATCCGGACATTCAAAATGAAATGCTGTTAGCCCTGAACGATAGCTTTCAACAAGTCAGATTTTATGCTGAAAAATATTTCTCTGCACATGCAAAAAAACATCGGGACTTTCTTTTTGAAAATGTAATTTCAAACGCTGATGCTTCCGATGAAGCAAAGATAGCCGCGCTTAACGTATTGTCAGATACCCGCTTAAGCAGAAGACAATACAGATTTTTGCGGGGCTGGTCGCAAAAAGAATGGAATTATCGGGCGGCTTTAGTTCGATTTGCCTCAACTTCAGAGCATTTGCCCGGGCGCTTTACTTCCAATTTACTCAAAGACTTAAATGATGAAGAACACCCTTATGTGTTAAATTTTAAAGATCGGCTAATAATTTCAGCCCCTCAATAAATAAGCCTAAAAGCTTACAAAAACAGCTTATTGCCCTTACCTTTGCAAATAAAAAGAATGACAGCATTTGAAGGCAGCGAAAACTATGTAGCAACAGAAGATTTAAAAATAGCAGTTAACGCAGCTATACATTTACAACGGCCATTGCTGGTAAAAGGCGAGCCCGGAACCGGCAAAACGATGTTGGCTGAAGAAATAGCAAAAGCACTAAATAAAAACATTTACTACTGGCACATTAAATCTACCAGTAAAGCTCAGCAAGGCTTGTATGAGTATGATGCGGTTTCCAGATTAAGAGATTCGCAATTAGGCGATGAAAAGGTAAATGATATTAAAAACTATATCAAAAAAGGGCCATTCTGGAAGGCGATAGAAGAAGAAAGTGCTCCCATTTTATTGATAGATGAAATAGATAAAGCAGATATAGACTTTCCGAATGACCTCTTGCTTGAGCTCGACCGAATGGAGTTTTACTGCTATGAATTGCAAAAGCAAATAACAGCCAATAGCAGACCCATTATCATAATTACTTCGAATAATGAAAAAGAACTGCCTGACGCTTTTTTAAGAAGATGTATTTTTCACTATATCACTTTCCCGGATACAGTTACTATGCAAAAAATTATAGATGTTCACTTTCCGGATATAAACAAAAATCTGTTTTCTGAGGCAATGGATGTTTTTTATCAAATTAGAAACCTAAACCAAATTAAAAAAAGACCATCCACCAGTGAATTGATTGATTGGCTGAAGCTGCTTCTGATAGCCGATGGTAAAGAAGCTCATAACTTTGATGTACAAAAGCATTTGGTGCCATATATAGGCAGTTTGTTAAAAAATGAACAGGATTTAAAGGTTTTTGGTCAATTAAAACAGCTGAAATAGTGATTTAATATGCTGATAAAATTTTTTCTTTTATTAAAAAATCAAGGTTTACCTGTTAGTTTAAAAGAATTTTTAGACCTGTTGGAGGCTATGCAGAAAAATTTGGCTGCCTTTCAGGTTGAAAATTTTTACTACTTAAGCAGGGCTATTTTGATAAAGCATGAGCAACATTTTGACCGCTTTGATCAGCTTTTTGCTCATTATTTTAAAGGTATAGAATTGATTCAGGATGAAGACATAAGCGCTATACCGGAAGAGTGGTTACGAAAGCATTTTGAAGAAAACCTGACTGAAGAAGAAAAAAAAGCCATAGAAGCAATGGGTGGGCTTGAAAAGTTAATGGAGCGTTTCAGGGAACTGATGAACGAACAAAAAGAAAGACATCAGGGAGGCAGCAAATGGATTGGCACGGGTGGCACTTCCCCCTTTGGAGCTTATGGATATAATCCGGAAGGATATAGAATCGGACAAGCCGGAAGCAGACATAGAAAAGCTGTTAAGGTTTGGGATAAAAGGCAATTTAAGGACCTTGATGAAAGCACTGAGTTAGGTACCAGGCATATTAAAAAAGCACTTAAAAATCTGCGGGTAATCAATCGGGAAGGCATAGCCGATGAATTGGATTTGGAAACAACGATTAAAAAAACCAGCGAAAATGCCGGTATGCTGGATTTAAAATTTATCCCTTCAAAAGCAAACCGCGTAAAAGTTTTGTTATTTTTTGATGTAGGCGGCTCTATGGATGACCACATTTTGATATGCAATCGTTTATTTGCCGCTGCCAGAAGCGAGTTTTCTAAAATGGAGTTTTTTTATTTCCATAATTGCATTTATGAATCTGTTTGGAAAGATAATGACAGAAGGGATACTGAGCGCATCAACACCTTTGATTTACTGCATAAATTTAATAGTGACTACAAGGTTATCATCGTTGGTGATGCTGCCATGTCACCCTATGAATTAATGGTAAACGGTGGCAGTGTTGAGCATTTTAATGACGAAAAAGGAATTACCTGGCTGCAACGCATAAAAAATCACTTTCCCTATCTTGTTTGGATTAATCCTATGCCT
The nucleotide sequence above comes from Chitinophagaceae bacterium. Encoded proteins:
- a CDS encoding HEAT repeat domain-containing protein, translating into MSVLKPFFFIIAICHFSFFSFNLIASEKTLSEKFLPVVKKGLKAADRNITDLSMPEDLSSRDAFRLSLIDTLFSNPLYTIDVIAAESEFLFEKYNQPEHLFEHISHRLDEPFPIMAFEAKPIAELISKNEMKKIADHPELQTQIENFVTKSHTVVELIKKAKEDIPTDTFNMLKQELPQLFRSDNTDESIRGNTLEDYKLREYASIEKSKRLFSLIEDFNTGAILKAASIAYRASLDLTDFLENTKIDIPEFTLETALGKIIFSDKTPSDYLLWVLTEKSNHINFSEIEKSDFQVLINRGGNNYYRNETAGLGGSIGGIDILIDIKGDDIYHSKSYSQGSGFMGVGILLDKSGNDRYISSFTSQACGAFGAGLLFDLNGNDLYEGNQNIQAVGWVKGYGALVDLSGHDQYLARPEFVDMLRYDDRYVTLSQGIGLGHRPHASGGIGILADKAGNDFYLSDIYGQGSAYWYALGGLVDKSGHDKYQAYQYAQGSGVHLAFAGLIDYGGRDQYISNGVSQGCGHDYAFGFLLDLGNDDDNFVCEGLSQGAGNANGIGLFIAEGGQNGYIAKRANSQGYSDFRRSFGTTGIFADLGENAFFGSVNGKRNRFWNAGTKGTGMDLPSNFISTQTEPEQTNEEKAESTEKEEENKFADETDLQKLFWHASAAPLKFQKYVEPARERLLEIGDEALDFIMQQMLTESVREVHLFRIILPKFGEKATKALSDSLSSENPFIVSRALNLLQECSKEGHGIYVAETVVPFTNDPSWQRRSHAYMFLSRLDTTAYQSILLEGLYDSHPHVRRSAAEGLSNSKNPDIQNEMLLALNDSFQQVRFYAEKYFSAHAKKHRDFLFENVISNADASDEAKIAALNVLSDTRLSRRQYRFLRGWSQKEWNYRAALVRFASTSEHLPGRFTSNLLKDLNDEEHPYVLNFKDRLIISAPQ
- a CDS encoding MoxR family ATPase, encoding MKRMTAFEGSENYVATEDLKIAVNAAIHLQRPLLVKGEPGTGKTMLAEEIAKALNKNIYYWHIKSTSKAQQGLYEYDAVSRLRDSQLGDEKVNDIKNYIKKGPFWKAIEEESAPILLIDEIDKADIDFPNDLLLELDRMEFYCYELQKQITANSRPIIIITSNNEKELPDAFLRRCIFHYITFPDTVTMQKIIDVHFPDINKNLFSEAMDVFYQIRNLNQIKKRPSTSELIDWLKLLLIADGKEAHNFDVQKHLVPYIGSLLKNEQDLKVFGQLKQLK
- a CDS encoding VWA domain-containing protein, translating into MLIKFFLLLKNQGLPVSLKEFLDLLEAMQKNLAAFQVENFYYLSRAILIKHEQHFDRFDQLFAHYFKGIELIQDEDISAIPEEWLRKHFEENLTEEEKKAIEAMGGLEKLMERFRELMNEQKERHQGGSKWIGTGGTSPFGAYGYNPEGYRIGQAGSRHRKAVKVWDKRQFKDLDESTELGTRHIKKALKNLRVINREGIADELDLETTIKKTSENAGMLDLKFIPSKANRVKVLLFFDVGGSMDDHILICNRLFAAARSEFSKMEFFYFHNCIYESVWKDNDRRDTERINTFDLLHKFNSDYKVIIVGDAAMSPYELMVNGGSVEHFNDEKGITWLQRIKNHFPYLVWINPMPVNHWPYYQSVQMLKEFSENRMFPSTIEGLSKAMKALLDKKIHQD